Part of the Pirellulales bacterium genome is shown below.
AAGCAGCACGGCGGCCAGCGGCTGGAAACGCCGCAGTTGATGGTTCCCTATCGCACGCAGTGGAACTGGCAACAGCCGCCCGGTCCTCCGCCCGGCCGGCCGTTCAACGAGCAATGACGCGATGCCGGTGGCGCTAACGAAGCAAAAAAATGATGGTCGCCACCACGCCCAGCAGGCCGAGGGCACAAAACCAAAGCGGTCGCCCGGACAGGCCCGACGCCGAATGCACGACATACTCGCCGCAGTAGGGACATTGCTCGGCGTCTTCATAAATCTCTTCGCGGCACGAGGGACAGCGCACCAACTCGGAAGAGTCGTCGTCGGCCTCGTCCGGCTCGGGGTCTTCCCAGTCGTGGTCGTCAATCATGTCTGCCAGTATGGCCGCAGATGCCGCCTGAAACCATGCCTCATTCCAAGAAGACCGCGCCGCGTGGAAGTTAACGTTACCGCATCCGGTTCCAGGCCAAAGCCAGCGGCGCGGTGGCCAGGGGTGCCACGGCCAGCGCCGCGATGCCGACCATCGTTGCCAAGACGGCGGGCCGCTGCGACGCTTGCATCACGTCGGCCGCATGCGCCACCGCAGAGAGTGTCGCCCAGAAACTCACCGCCACATAAATGGTTGGCCAGCCAACCAAGCCGCGGCGGCGGGCCGCGACGAAGGCCATCACGGTGCCGATCGTGGAAAGCGCCGCCACCACAACGGGCAGGCCGACGAAGAACTGCTGGGCCGCCTGGCGAGACAACGCCAGCTTCGCCAACATCGAAATGGCGATGAAGGTGATGAACAGCCCAGCGAGTAGTTGCAGCAACAGTTTCGATCGTCCGGCCAATGAGACCCAAGCCATCAAGCCCATCATCGTCCAGGCGCCGACCAGGCTGGCCGGAAAATACCACCACTCGATGCCGCGCGGCAGCAGAGGTCGTGGAGCGGCTTCGACCGCGCGGAGGACCAAAGAAATCGTCAGCAACGCGGCGAGCCAGATGATCCACGCCAGAAGGAGGCCTTTCGCGCCGGTCTTCAGAATGGTGCGGGCCATTTCCGTGCTCGTCATCGGACGCGTCGCCAAAAACTGCCCCATGCTCAGATCGGCGTCGCTTGACCCGCAATTGCCGAGCACTAATCCGCCCAGCAGCCCGGCGGCAGACACCAAGCCGCCGCCCGCCAGGATTCCCTCGTACAGTGTCGTCGCGTCCCGGCTACTGATGAGCCAGATGCAGCAGCCCGCGATGATCCCGAAGATCGTGATGGCGGGCATCAACCGTCCCTTCTGCCGCCATTCGAACCACGACTGAGCGTGAGCGGCGGAGCGGAAGGACGCGCCGGAGGCCGGCGCAGGGTCCAACAAACGATCGAGCCAAGGAATCATTCCCAGTCCCGGCAGCGTGTCGCCGCGGCGCGCCCGCGAGACGCCGTTGACCGCGACGCAATAAGCGAGTGCCGCGAACGCCGCCAGGGTTGCGATCTCCACGGTCGTCACCTCGGTCCAAAAGAAACTTGGCTGCGAGGTGATTGCCCCATAACACGATTTGAACCAGACGCCTGCGCATCCCGTGACCAAGGCCATGACCGGGACTTCCCAGCCCGATTTGTCGGTCGACCAAATCGCCGACTGGACCGCTGCCACCAACACTGCCGAGAACAGGGCCGGTCCCAAGATCGGCCAACCGACACCGAATGCGGCGTTCAACACGGCACTGCTCATGGCCGACAGCAGTGCGGTGACGGTCATGACCGGGAACATTCGCCAAGCGACGAGCGACGCCGTCGTCACCGGCAGGGCATAAAACCGCGACGGCGGTTCTTGTGCCCCGAAGCCGGCCGCGATGAACATCGCCAGGTTCATCAACAACAGCGCCATGTGCATCGTGATTTGGCTGGAGTCGCGGAAATCGACGACCCCCTCTTGCCGCAGCACGGCGAAAAAGAAGGCGGGCATCGCGATCGCACCTAGCGCTGCGGCGATGAGATTCCAGCGGCCGTGACGCCACAACTCCCAGATCATGGTTTGCGGAATGGACCGCATGGCATTTCCTTTTCCGGTCAGGCGTTGATTCGCGATACAAAAATCTCGTCGAGCGTAAGCGACGCGTCGCCCACGACGGTGGCGCCGATCGCTTCGGCGGCGCTGCGCAACTGGCCGCTCTCGCCGCTGCAGATGTAGGTCCACTCGGCCCCCTCGCCGGCCAGCGACAGGGTTCCGACCAGCGACGGCGGCCGCTCCAGCGGGTGCTGAAAGCGGAGCGTCATGCGGCGGTGAGTATCTTTGATTTCGTCCATCGCCGCGGTGAGCACGATGCGGCCCTGATGGATGATCGCCACGCGGTCTGCCACCCGCTCCACCTCGTCGAGCAGGTGCGACGAAAAGAGCACGGTCCGGCCCTCGTCGGCGATCGTGCGGATAATCGCGCCGAGAATATCTCGCCGCACGACCGGATCGAGGCCCGACGACGGCTCGTCGAGAATGAGCAACTCGGGCCGATGTGCCAGGGCGACCAGCAGTCCGGCCCGCGCCCGTTGCCCGCGGGAGAGTTCTTTCACCTTGGCAGAAACGTCGAGGTCGAAGGTCTCGCGGAGTTCTTCGGCGTAGCGCTCGTCCCAGTTCGGAAAGAAGGCCTGGGTATAACGCATCAGCTCGCCGACGCGCATCCAGTTGGGCAGATCGCGGTCCTCGGAGAGATAGCCGATGCGGCCCAGTGTGCCGACGGGGTTTTGCACCGGGTCGAGACCGAACACGGCCACCGTGCCCGACTGCGCCTTGAGCAGCCCCAACACGTGCTTGATGAGCGTGGTCTTGCCGGCGCCGTTGCCGCCAATCAGCCCGAACACGCCGCCGCGAGGGACGGAGAGCGAAAGGTCGTCGAGTGCCGTTTTGTCGCCAAAGCGTCGGGAGACGCGGCGGATATCGACCACGGGCGGAGCAGAAGAAGGAAAGGGTTCGTGCATGGCGTTACTCCTGGCGACGATGAGACTGCATCGCCGAATGGCGTTGTTCGATGAGCTTGACGACGTCCTCAAACGCGATATCCATCTGCCCCGCCTCGGCCAGCAGGGAGTCGATGCGCTGGGTGAGAATCTTGATCCGCTCGCGGCGGGCCAGCGGCGAGCCTTGATCGGAAACATAGGTGCCGGCCGTGCGGCGCTTTTCCACGATGCCGGCGGTTTCCAGCTCGCGATAGGCCCGGGCGACGGTGTTGGGGTTGACGAGCAGCCGCTCGGCGAGCACGCGAATGGGCGGCAACTCCTCGCCGGGCGACAAGCGGCCGGAGGCCACCAGGTATTTCACCTGGTTGACGATCTGCTGATAGATCGGCACTCCGTCGTCGGTAGAGATGTGCAACTGCACGGTTTGGCTCCGGACGCCCCGCATGTCATTTGTACTAATCCAATAGTACAAAGATCGCGGCCGGTGTCAAGCGGCCGTGGGATTTTCGATTTTGGATTTTGGATTGGGCAGGTCAGGAACCCTGAACCCTGAACCCCGAACCGGAGTCAGCGACTCGCTTGACGCGGACCGTCGTGGCGGGCAGATTAAAGTCTCGCATTTCACGGAGCCAGGCATGCCACGACATCGAGGCCACATCGCACGACCACGGGCCACGGACGACCGGCAACGGACGGTCCACCGTCTGTTGACGACCGTCTCTCTGGCCATTCTCGCCGCCGCGGCTTCGGCGAGGGCTGCCGGGCCGATTGCCGAACCGTGGGACTACGCGCCCGCCATGCGGCAGGTGGCGGCCCGCGGCAAGGGGCGGGCCGGCGTCGTGCTGCACATCGGCGATTCGTTGACGTATTCGAACCCCTACGGTCAGTGGGCGCGGCTGGGGGCCGGCAAAACCGACGTCGACAAACAAGCGCTGGCATGCATGCATACCGGTGCCGACGACGATCGAGATGGTTGGTGGCTCTGCCGCTTCGATCATCCCGACGGCGGACGCTCGCACACGGCGGCCGGCGGCCTGCGGCTCGATGAGCTGCTGGCCGGCGGCAAGCAAGGGCTGCCGTCGCTGGCGGAACTGCTCGACCGCTACCGGCCACAAGCCGTCGTGCTCATGATCGGCAGCAACGACGCCTCGGTGGGCAGGGACCGAAAGCAGTTTCATGAGCAGCTCGTCGCCGCCGTAAGCCTGGCCCTCGATCGCGGCGTGGTCTGCGTCCTATCGACAATTCCGCCTCATCCCAGGAATCCCGAGCTGGCGAAGCACTACAATGAGTCGGTCCGCGAGGTGGCCCGCGGCCGCAATCTGCCGCTCATCGACTTGGAGCGAGAAATCCTCGCGCGCCGGCCCAACGACTTCAACGGCACGCTGCTGGAGAAGGACGACGTTCACCTCAGCGCGGTGCGCGGCGAATTGAATTCCGCCTCGGAGCCGACCGATGAAAACCTGCGGCAAATCGGCTATCTGCTGCGCGGTTGGCTCTCGGTACGCAAACTGGCCGAAGTCAAACGACGCGTATTCGATGGGCTTGATAACCACGCGGCGACCAACCAGCCGCCGAAGCCCGCGCACAAAGCGGTGGCCCGCGGCGAGACGGTCCGCCTCAACATCACGCGCGACACTTGGTTTTCGGAAGTCGGCAAAGAGGCCGACGGCAACACGGGCGGGTCCGACAGATTGAAGGTCAAGTCGATTCAAGAGATGTCGTTGGTCGATTTCGATCCCGCCCCGTTGCGCGGCCGCCTGGTGCGATCGGCGCAGCTCCACGTGCGGCTGCGCGGCCCCGAAATCCTCCGCCGCATGACGGTCGGCAGTTTTTCGGCCGAATGGGTCGAAGGGACCGCCAGCGGCTACGAGGCCCAGCCCGGCAGTTCCTGCTTCAACTGGCGCAAGTATCCCGACGTGCCATGGGCCTATCGAGGCAGCGATCTGAGCGAGGTGATCTTCGGCCGAGGCGGGAGCCGTTGGCGCACGACCGACGCCTCGCCGCCGGGCGAAGGCGGCTGGCAGACCATCGCGGTCGCTCCCGATGTACTCGCCGCCCGCGTGGCTGGCTGTAGTTACGGCTTGTTCGTGTTCGACGACACCGGTTCGGAATGGACCTGCCAAGGCGAGCAGTTCAAGCCCTGGCTGTTTCCCAACCGCTTCTTTCACAGCCGCGAGAGCCGCGAGCGGAGCGCACCCTATCTCACCGTGGAATTGGGCGAGCGCGACGACGAGCCGCCCGAAGCGCCCACCGATTTGAGCATCGAAACCAAGGGCCTGCCGCCCGGCGAAGCCAAAGTGTCGTGGTCGATGCCGAAAGACCGCGGCCCCGGCCAGACGATCGGCTTTCACGTACTGCTCGATGGCAAGCCGTTGCCTCGCTACCTGATTCCCATCGCCTCAGCCGCGGGCGAACGTGTGACCATGCACCTCCGCGATGTGCCGGTTGCCGGCGGCGCCGAGCTTGAAGTGCGGGCCGTGGACAGTGCCGGCAACGAAGGACCGCCCGCGAAGCTGCGCGTGAAGCCAGCATGCCCGGCTGAGGCCCTGTCGCCGCCGCTGGAAGTGCCCCGCGAGCGCGTCATGGCCTTTAATGCCTTTCTCGGAGCATCATCGCTGCCGACACTGGCGGGAGTCAAGATCGCGGTGATCGACCCGCTCGACAAGGTTGATCTCGATTCGGGAAAAATCGTTCCCGAACAACCGGCAATCTATCTGGCGTCCAATCATCTTTGGGATGCCGAAACGCGGGAGATTCACTTGCAGGCCGCGAAGAACGAGTTCGTCGGGTTTCAGTTGGTTGTGAAAGGTGGTTTGCACGGACTGGCAATCGCAACTTGGCTTCCCGACAACCAGGCGACATTCGATATCCAATGGGGCCGCCTGTTTCCACTTCGTGTCGGGAAGGGCGAGTTCACCGACCCGGTTTTGCCGCTGGAAAACCTCGCCGCGAACCAGCGTGCCGGCTTCGAAACGGAGAGCGGTTTTCGCAACGGCAACCTCGTCGGCGAGCGCGGAGGAGCGCTGCTTTGCGAGATTCACGTTCCGCACGATTCCCCGGCCGGTGAATACGCTGGCTACGTGTTGCTCAGCAAGAGGCAGGGCGGCGTTCGCCTGCAACTGCACCTCAAGCTTCACCTGACCGTGTGGGACTTCACCCTGCCCGACTATCTAAGCTTCCTGCCCGAGATGAATTGCTACGGGCTGCCGGAGAACGAACGCGACTATTACCGGCTGGCGCACGAGCACCGCACGTTCCTCAACCGTTTGCCATATCATCAAAATGGCGCGATCGCCGACGGCTGCGCGCCCAAATGGGACGGCAAGCGGTTGGAGTGGGACGCTTGGGACACGCGCTTCGGGCAGTATCTCGATGGCTCGGCGTTTGCCGACCTGCCGCGGCGGGGCGTGCCGGTCGACGGCTTTTATCTGCCCTGGCACGAGAACTGGCCGTCGCCGATGGAGGGCAACTACAACGGCGACTACTGGGCCGATCGGGCCTTCCCTGAAAGTTATCGTCAGGCGTTGGTCGAAGTCGCGCGGCAGCTCGCCGAGCACATCGACCGGCGGGGCTGGCATGACACGCTGTTCCAGGGCTTCTTGAACAACAAGAACAACTTCAAAGAGCGAGGCTGGTCGCGTGGTTCGTCGCCCTGGCTGTTGGACGAGCCGGCCAATTTTCAGGACTACTGGGCGCTGCGTTGGTTCGGCCAGGCGTTTCACGAAGGGGCCGACGCGGCGCGGGGCAAAGCGAGCGTGCTGTTTCGCTGCGACATCTCCCGCCCGCAGTGGCAACGCGATTTGTTCGACGACGTGCTCGACTATAACGTCGTGGGCGGGGCGATGCGGCGTTATCGGCGGATGGTGCTCGACCGCAAAAAGGCGACCGGGCAGGTGGTGATCGAATACGGCTCGGCCAATGCGCTGGAGCGAAGCAACGTGCAGCCGGCGGCCTGGTGCATCGACGCCTGGTCGTTGGGGGCCGACGGAGTGTTGCCTTGGCAGACGATCGGCACCGATCAGTCGTGGCGGCAGGCCGACACGCTGGCGTTATTCTATCCCGGCAAGCCCGCCGGTTACGACCAGCCGGTCCCGTCGCTACGGCTCAAGGCGTTTCGCCGCGGCCAGCAGGACGTCGAGTATCTGACGCTCTACTCGCAGCTTAAAGGAGTGCCGCGATGGCAGATCGGCCGGCAGGTGCGCGAGTGGCTCGGTCTGTCTGGGCAACGGCGCGCCAGCGGAGTGCCGGCCGCCGAAGACGCGGGCGTGATCGACTACGGCAATCTGCTGCCACAGAACCTTTGGGCGCTGCGGACCGGCATCGGCAAAGAGCTCTCGGCCGCGCATCCGCCTGCCAAACGTCGCTTAGTTGAGTTCAAAGTGCCGGCGCGGCCGCTTCGACCGATGAGCGAGTTCGTTGTCGAGGGGCCGTGAGCGGTTTATTCGATTCCGATACGGGTTATACTACCCCTATGCCCTCAACCGACAAGCAAAACACGATCGCCAACGGCAACTCCAACGCTTCGACCGCGCCCGCCACGGGCCGTGTCGGCTCGATCGACGCCTATCGCGGGTTCGTGATGTTTTTGATGATGGCCGAAGTGCTGGCGCTGGCCGCCGTGGCGAAGAAGTTGCCCGACAGCGAGCTTTGGCAATGGCTGGCCCATCACCAAACGCACGTCGCCTGGCGCGGTGCCTCGCTGCACGACTTGATTCAGCCGTCGTTCTCGTTTCTCGTCGGCGTGGCGTTGCCGTTTTCGCTGGCCAGCCGGCATCGGCGTGGCGAGCCGCTGTGGTTCTCGTTGCTGCATGCGGCCTGGCGGGCGGCGATTCTCGTGTTCCTGGGCGTCTTCCTCCGCTCGGTCGGCCGGCCGGAAACGAACTACACCTTCACCGACACGCTCGCGCAGATCGGCCTGGGCTACTTTCCGCTGTTTCTGATCGGTCTCGGCCCGCCCAAACTGCAATGGGCTGTCTTGCTCTTGGTCCTGGCCGGCTACTGGTCCGCCTTCGCCATGCATCCGCTGCCGTCAGGCGGCTTCAACTACGCGGAGGCGGGCGTCGCGAAGGACTGGGAGCACAACGCGACCGGATTTGAGGCGCACTGGAACAAGAACACGAACGCCGCTTGGGCCTTCGACCACTGGTTTTTGAATTTGTTTCCGCGGCAACAGCCGTTTATGAACAACGAGGGCGGCTATGCCACGTTGAGCTTCATTCCCACGCTGGGCACCATGTTGCTGGGACTGATCGCCGGCGGATGGTTGCGCGCCCCGACGCCGGCGTCGCGAAAGCTGGCCTGGATGGCGGTGGCGGGCGTGGTGGGCCTGGCGCTGGGTTATGCGGCCGACCGCTTCGGCCTGTGCCCGAACGTCAAACGGATATGGACGCCTTCCTGGGTGCTGTTCAGCGGAGGCTGGTGCTTTCTGTTGCTGGCGGCCTTTTACCTGGTGATCGACGTGGCGGGCCTGGCGGCGTGGTCGTATCCGCTGCGAGTGATCGGGGCGAACTCGATCGCGGCCTACGTGATCGCGCACTTGTTCCGCGGTTTTATTCGCGGCTCGTTCCACACGCACTTGGGGCAAGACGTGTTTCGCGTCTGGGGCGAAGCTTACGAGCCGTTCGTTGCCGGCGTGGCCGTG
Proteins encoded:
- a CDS encoding zinc-ribbon domain-containing protein, whose translation is MIDDHDWEDPEPDEADDDSSELVRCPSCREEIYEDAEQCPYCGEYVVHSASGLSGRPLWFCALGLLGVVATIIFLLR
- a CDS encoding ABC transporter ATP-binding protein: MHEPFPSSAPPVVDIRRVSRRFGDKTALDDLSLSVPRGGVFGLIGGNGAGKTTLIKHVLGLLKAQSGTVAVFGLDPVQNPVGTLGRIGYLSEDRDLPNWMRVGELMRYTQAFFPNWDERYAEELRETFDLDVSAKVKELSRGQRARAGLLVALAHRPELLILDEPSSGLDPVVRRDILGAIIRTIADEGRTVLFSSHLLDEVERVADRVAIIHQGRIVLTAAMDEIKDTHRRMTLRFQHPLERPPSLVGTLSLAGEGAEWTYICSGESGQLRSAAEAIGATVVGDASLTLDEIFVSRINA
- a CDS encoding GntR family transcriptional regulator, with the translated sequence MRGVRSQTVQLHISTDDGVPIYQQIVNQVKYLVASGRLSPGEELPPIRVLAERLLVNPNTVARAYRELETAGIVEKRRTAGTYVSDQGSPLARRERIKILTQRIDSLLAEAGQMDIAFEDVVKLIEQRHSAMQSHRRQE
- a CDS encoding GDSL-type esterase/lipase family protein, producing MPRHRGHIARPRATDDRQRTVHRLLTTVSLAILAAAASARAAGPIAEPWDYAPAMRQVAARGKGRAGVVLHIGDSLTYSNPYGQWARLGAGKTDVDKQALACMHTGADDDRDGWWLCRFDHPDGGRSHTAAGGLRLDELLAGGKQGLPSLAELLDRYRPQAVVLMIGSNDASVGRDRKQFHEQLVAAVSLALDRGVVCVLSTIPPHPRNPELAKHYNESVREVARGRNLPLIDLEREILARRPNDFNGTLLEKDDVHLSAVRGELNSASEPTDENLRQIGYLLRGWLSVRKLAEVKRRVFDGLDNHAATNQPPKPAHKAVARGETVRLNITRDTWFSEVGKEADGNTGGSDRLKVKSIQEMSLVDFDPAPLRGRLVRSAQLHVRLRGPEILRRMTVGSFSAEWVEGTASGYEAQPGSSCFNWRKYPDVPWAYRGSDLSEVIFGRGGSRWRTTDASPPGEGGWQTIAVAPDVLAARVAGCSYGLFVFDDTGSEWTCQGEQFKPWLFPNRFFHSRESRERSAPYLTVELGERDDEPPEAPTDLSIETKGLPPGEAKVSWSMPKDRGPGQTIGFHVLLDGKPLPRYLIPIASAAGERVTMHLRDVPVAGGAELEVRAVDSAGNEGPPAKLRVKPACPAEALSPPLEVPRERVMAFNAFLGASSLPTLAGVKIAVIDPLDKVDLDSGKIVPEQPAIYLASNHLWDAETREIHLQAAKNEFVGFQLVVKGGLHGLAIATWLPDNQATFDIQWGRLFPLRVGKGEFTDPVLPLENLAANQRAGFETESGFRNGNLVGERGGALLCEIHVPHDSPAGEYAGYVLLSKRQGGVRLQLHLKLHLTVWDFTLPDYLSFLPEMNCYGLPENERDYYRLAHEHRTFLNRLPYHQNGAIADGCAPKWDGKRLEWDAWDTRFGQYLDGSAFADLPRRGVPVDGFYLPWHENWPSPMEGNYNGDYWADRAFPESYRQALVEVARQLAEHIDRRGWHDTLFQGFLNNKNNFKERGWSRGSSPWLLDEPANFQDYWALRWFGQAFHEGADAARGKASVLFRCDISRPQWQRDLFDDVLDYNVVGGAMRRYRRMVLDRKKATGQVVIEYGSANALERSNVQPAAWCIDAWSLGADGVLPWQTIGTDQSWRQADTLALFYPGKPAGYDQPVPSLRLKAFRRGQQDVEYLTLYSQLKGVPRWQIGRQVREWLGLSGQRRASGVPAAEDAGVIDYGNLLPQNLWALRTGIGKELSAAHPPAKRRLVEFKVPARPLRPMSEFVVEGP
- a CDS encoding DUF5009 domain-containing protein produces the protein MPSTDKQNTIANGNSNASTAPATGRVGSIDAYRGFVMFLMMAEVLALAAVAKKLPDSELWQWLAHHQTHVAWRGASLHDLIQPSFSFLVGVALPFSLASRHRRGEPLWFSLLHAAWRAAILVFLGVFLRSVGRPETNYTFTDTLAQIGLGYFPLFLIGLGPPKLQWAVLLLVLAGYWSAFAMHPLPSGGFNYAEAGVAKDWEHNATGFEAHWNKNTNAAWAFDHWFLNLFPRQQPFMNNEGGYATLSFIPTLGTMLLGLIAGGWLRAPTPASRKLAWMAVAGVVGLALGYAADRFGLCPNVKRIWTPSWVLFSGGWCFLLLAAFYLVIDVAGLAAWSYPLRVIGANSIAAYVIAHLFRGFIRGSFHTHLGQDVFRVWGEAYEPFVAGVAVLTVYWLILWWMYRRKIFLRV